The Malus domestica chromosome 10, GDT2T_hap1 genome contains a region encoding:
- the LOC103422380 gene encoding sodium/calcium exchanger NCL2-like → MSRPALFIIFLVLQLVHLGSSRIVRDSGLISDGINDETSQSSIVEALNLKADSVTCEPIYGFLPCATSVWGLLFLIIVYEVLLSLADHYISRGSEIFFELFGTGIFGASAFHLLGLIPQVGVVLVTGITATTETAEEMAKMNMSMLAGSTIMILTLIWGSVVAFGSSDLSDSQTSSNSENKNPFSLTGSGVRTDVETRDTARIMMLSSIPYLFLQLAKILTSTTAVRVVILISLLIASAILATYIIYQFFQPWIQSRRLEYLMLKYIRKILPSLLTVDGNANESSIKELFHRVDKNHNTYISADELKALILGIQIEEIGLDDDDYAEEVMKQFDLSGDAQITETEFVNGISKWINPDKTPAKNETSMEDQQIPLIVKKKKTRGADTSWMNLLKAAFLIILGTAITVFLSMPLMVSLQEFSTAASIPSFMASYVVIPLATNYRLALMSVLSAKDKTENAISLTLSEIYNAAFMNNIVGLIIFLALVYIRNLSWDVAAEVLVVLIISIAVGLSASFSRKFPFWTSILAYILYPISLLLVYVLTIVIGWS, encoded by the exons ATGTCAAGACCAGctctgttcatcatttttctggtCCTCCAACTAGTCCATTTAGGAAGCAGCCGGATTGTTAGAGACTCCGGTCTTATATCCGATGGAATAAACGACGAAACAAGCCAATCTTCGATCGTCGAAGCACTGAATCTTAAAGCAGATTCTGTGACTTGTGAACCAATTTATGGCTTCTTGCCTTGTGCAACTTCAGTTTGGGGGCTTCTTTTTCTGATAATCGTCTACGAGGTCTTGCTCTCCCTCGCAGATCATTACATTTCAAGAGGATCTGAAATCTTCTTTGAATTGTTTGGGACTGGTATCTTTGGTGCTAGTGCTTTCCACCTGCTTGGCTTGATTCCACAAGTTGGAGTGGTTCTTG TAACTGGAATTACAGCAACTACAGAAACTGCGGAGGAAATGGCAAAAATGAACATGAGCATGCTTGCAGGATCAACAATCATGATTCTTACCCTAATATGGGGTTCTGTTGTTGCCTTCGGTAGCTCCGACCTCTCGGATTCTCAAACTTCATCAAATTCAGAAAACAAGAACCCCTTCAGTTTAACTG GTTCTGGTGTAAGAACTGATGTCGAAACCCGAGATACTGCAAGAATCATGATGCTCTCCTCGATCCCATATCTCTTTCTTCAACTGGCAAAAATCTTGACTTCAACCACAGCAGTTCGAGTTGTGATCTTAATTTCTCTACTGATTGCATCTGCAATCCTTGCCACTTACATCATCTACCAG TTCTTTCAACCATGGATTCAGAGCAGAAGGCTTGAATATTTGATGCTTAAATACATACGGAAGATACTGCCGAGTCTTCTGACAGTAGACGGAAATGCTAATGAATCCAGTATAAAAGA GCTGTTCCATAGAGTAGACAAGAATCATAACACATACATATCAGCAGATGAACTTAAAGCATTGATCCTAGGAATACAAATAGAAGAAATAGGTCTGGATGATGATGATTATGCAGAAGAAGTGATGAAGCAATTTGATCTCTCTGGCGACGCTCAAATAACTGAGACGGAGTTTGTGAATGGAATCTCTAAATGGATTAATCCAGATAAGACCCCTGCCAAG AATGAGACATCTATGGAAGATCAGCAGATACCGCTGATCGTTAAGAAAAAGAAGACTAGGGGTGCTGATACATCATGGATGAATCTCCTGAAGGCTGCTTTTCTAATTATTCTAGGAACTGCCATAACAGTTTTTCTTTCAATGCCCCTCATGGTAAGTCTCCAAGAGTTTTCCACCGCTGCAAGCATCCCTTCTTTCATGGCCTCGTATGTTGTGATACCCTTGGCTACAAATTACAGACTGGCACTAATGTCTGTATTGTCTGCCAAAGACAAGACGGAGAATGCCATCTCTTTAACACTTTCTGAG ATTTACAACGCGGCATTCATGAACAATATTGTGGGGTTGATCATATTTTTGGCTCTTGTTTACATACGCAATTTATCATGGGATGTCGCTGCTGAAGTTTTAGTTGTTTTAATTATTTCGATAGCGGTTGGTCTTTCTGCAAGCTTCAGCAGAAAGTTCCCATTTTGGACAAGCATTCTAGCATACATTCTGTACCCCATATCACTGCTGCTGGTTTATGTTCTTACCATTGTTATCGGATGGTCTTAA